Proteins from one Fragaria vesca subsp. vesca linkage group LG6, FraVesHawaii_1.0, whole genome shotgun sequence genomic window:
- the LOC101298925 gene encoding wall-associated receptor kinase-like 8-like, with protein sequence MVPVLFLLHVITLFLWPTSTSAKAVTLAKPKCTPNCGVVQIPYPFGIEEGCYIDWFRIQCYNFTGIPTPTLWYPEKQMSLEVLNISVEGTLTVRSPITFLDPICGCPWPNSGQPANLSGSPFVFSQKNRLAVMGCGGTTWMTLDNGSRVASCPSVCGDGGKLPDTLDRCNGINCCQINTPPELTAFNYTFEASNKTTPGTESCKYAFLVDQESWVYDSTGLSSIQNVMSIPVLLDWNLNRYSTVQIYGRHDWTNDSTMNCTSAHQCVCSRGYQGNPYLIDGCRDVDECEDPITCGPLWLKVAILVISCVLGLLFLHGGTWWSYKVIKKRKNIKRKQKFFKQNGGLLLQQQSSSGDQTSIEKLKLFHSEELEKATDGFNADRILGRGGQGTVYKGMLADGKIVAVKKSLLANGSELRQFINEIVVLSQIIHRNVVKLWGCCLETEVPLLVYEFIPNGTLSHYIQHENEDFPLTWGIRLRVAKEVAGALSYLHSAATTPIYHRDIKSSNILLDDKYTVKVADFGTSRSVSIDKTHLTLSQVQGTFGYLDPEYFQTSQFTDKSDVYSFGVVLAELLTGKKPIFQTKSQETMSLSHYFLVSMEENRLSDILDARVMNSEKKEVMAVANLAMRCLNMKGKERPAMKEVVAELEAIFKLQGEDYNVQRNTSDVGYVRSGITEVWDVGSTSVSSSMVTESSGTSSFDLRPLVSIKTE encoded by the exons ATGGTGCCTGTTCTGTTTCTGCTTCATGTGATCACTCTGTTCTTGTGGCCTACGAGTACTAGTGCAAAAGCCGTAACTCTAGCAAAGCCTAAATGTACACCAAATTGCGGAGTTGTTCAAATCCCATATCCTTTTGGAATTGAAGAAGGTTGTTACATAGACTGGTTCCGAATCCAGTGTTACAACTTCACCGGCATTCCCACTCCCACACTTTGGTACCCTGAAAAGCAAATGAGCCTTGAGGTGCTCAATATTTCTGTTGAAGGCACACTAACGGTCAGGAGCCCCATTACCTTCCTTGATCCTATCTGTGGTTGTCCTTGGCCAAATAGTGGCCAACCAGCAAACTTGAGTGGAAGCCCGTTTGTCTTCTCCCAGAAAAACAGACTCGCTGTAATGGGATGCGGCGGTACCACCTGGATGACGCTCGACAACGGTTCAAGAGTTGCTAGCTGCCCCTCCGTCTGTGGTGATGGTGGCAAACTTCCGGATACTCTTGATAGGTGCAATGGTATTAACTGCTGCCAGATCAACACTCCTCCGGAGCTTACTGCCTTCAACTACACCTTTGAAGCATCAAACAAAACCACCCCTGGAACGGAAAGTTGCAAGTACGCATTTCTGGTAGACCAAGAGTCGTGGGTTTATGATTCTACCGGTCTTTCTTCCATCCAGAATGTTATGTCTATCCCTGTATTGCTCGATTGGAACTTGAATCGTTATTCAACTGTGCAAATATATGGAAGACATGATTGGACCAATGATTCGACCATGAACTGCACAAGTGCTCATCAATGTGTCTGCTCACGAGGTTATCAGGGAAACCCCTACCTTATCGATGGATGTCGAG ACGTTGATGAATGCGAGGATCCAATTACTTGTGGTCCATTATGGCTTAAAGTGGCCATTCTAG TTATCAGCTGTGTTCTTGGATTATTGTTTCTACATGGTGGTACATGGTGGTCGTACAAAGTCATTAAGAAAAGGAAAAACATCAAGCGGAAGCAGAAATTTTTTAAGCAAAATGGTGGTTTATTGTTGCAGCAACAATCATCTTCTGGTGATCAAACTAGTATTGAAAAACTTAAATTGTTCCACTCGGAGGAATTAGAGAAAGCCACAGACGGTTTCAATGCAGATAGAATACTTGGTCGAGGAGGGCAAGGCACTGTTTATAAAGGAATGTTAGCAGATGGAAAAATCGTAGCAGTAAAGAAGTCCTTGTTAGCTAATGGAAGTGAATTGAGACAGTTCATCAATGAAATTGTCGTTCTTTCCCAAATTATCCACAGGAATGTGGTAAAACTCTGGGGTTGCTGCTTAGAGACGGAAGTTCCCCTTTTGGTTTATGAATTCATTCCCAACGGAACGCTTTCTCACTATATACAACACGAAAATGAGGACTTCCCACTTACATGGGGAATACGTCTACGAGTTGCTAAAGAAGTCGCAGGAGCTCTTTCCTATTTGCACTCAGCAGCTACTACTCCCATTTACCACCGCGATATCAAATCCTCTAACATACTCTTGGATGATAAGTATACAGTTAAAGTAGCAGATTTTGGGACTTCAAGATCAGTTTCCATCGACAAAACACACCTTACATTGTCACAAGTTCAAGGAACATTTGGTTATTTGGACCCAGAGTACTTCCAAACTAGCCAATTTACAGACAAAAGTGATGTTTACAGCTTCGGAGTGGTCCTTGCTGAGCTCTTGACCGGAAAAAAGCCAATTTTTCAGACCAAGTCACAAGAAACCATGAGCTTGTCACATTATTTCCTAGTATCTATGGAGGAGAATCGTTTGTCTGATATTCTTGATGCTCGAGTTATGAACAGTGAGAAAAAAGAGGTTATGGCAGTTGCTAACCTTGCTATGCGTTGTTTGAATATGAAGGGAAAAGAGCGTCCTGCTATGAAGGAAGTAGTAGCGGAATTGGAGGCAATATTTAAACTGCAAGGGGAAGACTACAATGTTCAACGAAACACTTCAGATGTTGGATATGTCCGAAGTGGAATAACTGAGGTTTGGGATGTTGGTTCTACATCAGTTTCGTCTTCTATGGTTACTGAATCTAGTGGTACAAGTTCATTCGATTTGCGACCACTGGTGTCTATCAAGACAGAGTGA
- the LOC101294576 gene encoding protein TRANSPARENT TESTA 12-like, protein MGSEEQRPLLHGIDSPTSRISDLPSAMIEEFLEQPRRVAFRYWARLVAWESRLLWLLSGSSIAVSVFNYMLSFVTLIFCGHLSSLELAGASIASVGIQGLAYGIMLGMASAVQTVCGQAYGAKHLGAMGIICQRAIILHLGAAILLTPVYWWSGPILIAIGQSEDIAIQGQIFAHGLIPQLYAFAINCPQQRFLQAQNVVNPLAYISAGVFALHILLSWLVIYVVDYGLTGAALTLSLSWWLLVIICGIYILVSPNCKETWTGFSWKAFNGIWPYLKLTLSSAVMLCLEIWYNQGLTLISGLLPNPTISLDSLSICMNYWNWSLQFMLGLSAAASVRVSNELGAGNPKVAKFSVFVVTSTSILISVVFTVIIVIFQVGLSKLFTSDPEVIEAVIELIPLLAISVFLNGIQPILSGVAIGSGWQDIVAYVNIICFYIIGLPIGCVLGFKTDMGVSGIWWGMIGGVALQTITLIILTARTNWNAEVVKAADRLKRSASEENLNLAGTI, encoded by the exons ATGGGATCCGAAGAGCAGCGGCCACTGCTACATGGAATCGACTCTCCCACGTCTCGCATTTCCGACCTGCCATCCGCCATGATCGAAGAGTTCCTTGAACAACCGCGGCGGGTGGCGTTTCGATACTGGGCTCGGCTGGTTGCTTGGGAGTCAAGACTCCTATGGCTTTTATCCGGTTCGTCGATTGCTGTTTCGGTTTTCAATTATATGTTGAGTTTCGTCACTCTCATATTTTGTGGGCATTTGAGCTCTTTGGAGCTCGCTGGTGCATCCATTGCTAGTGTTGGAATACAAGGTCTTGCTTATGGTATCATG CTGGGGATGGCAAGTGCTGTACAAACAGTATGTGGGCAAGCCTATGGAGCCAAACACTTGGGAGCAATGGGGATCATATGCCAAAGAGCAATCATCTTGCACTTGGGAGCAGCGATCCTCCTCACACCTGTGTACTGGTGGTCAGGGCCAATACTCATAGCCATAGGCCAATCAGAGGACATAGCAATTCAGGGTCAAATCTTCGCACACGGTTTGATCCCTCAGCTCTATGCATTTGCCATAAACTGCCCGCAGCAGAGGTTCCTTCAAGCACAGAACGTAGTGAACCCTTTGGCTTACATCTCTGCCGGAGTTTTCGCCCTTCATATTCTTCTCAGTTGGCTGGTGATATATGTTGTGGACTATGGACTGACTGGTGCTGCTCTAACACTGAGTTTGTCCTGGTGGTTGCTTGTGATTATATGTGGGATCTACATTCTTGTAAGCCCCAACTGCAAGGAAACTTGGACTGGTTTCTCTTGGAAAGCCTTCAATGGAATTTGGCCTTATTTAAAGTTGACTCTTTCCTCTGCCGTCATGCTATG TTTGGAGATATGGTACAACCAAGGACTAACCCTGATATCTGGGCTCCTCCCCAATCCTACAATATCTCTAGATTCCCTTTCAATTTG TATGAATTACTGGAACTGGAGTCTGCAGTTTATGTTAGGCCTAAGTGCAGCAGCCAG TGTTAGAGTGAGCAATGAGCTAGGGGCTGGTAATCCAAAGGTGGCCAAATTTTCGGTTTTTGTAGTGACCAGTACGAGCATCCTGATTAGTGTAGTCTTCACTGTGATCATCGTGATATTCCAAGTTGGATTAAGCAAACTGTTTACAAGCGACCCCGAGGTTATCGAAGCAGTGATTGAATTGATTCCCTTGCTAGCTATCTCTGTTTTCTTGAATGGCATCCAACCTATACTCTCAG GTGTGGCAATTGGAAGTGGTTGGCAAGACATTGTGGCTTATGTTAACATTATTTGTTTCTATATCATTGGACTCCCAATAGGATGTGTTCTTGGCTTCAAAACTGATATGGGAGTATCA GGCATATGGTGGGGGATGATTGGTGGCGTTGCTTTACAAACAATAACTCTAATTATTCTCACTGCCAGAACAAATTGGAATGCTGAG GTTGTGAAAGCTGCTGATCGCTTGAAAAGATCGGCAAGTGAAGAAAACTTGAACTTGGCGGGGACCATATAA
- the LOC101298637 gene encoding wall-associated receptor kinase-like 22-like, translating into MAAQLLFHITLLLWSMSSTEVLVASEASEALPIAKPNCPSHCGDIEIPYPFGIGAGCYINDDWFRVFCDNSTGSPRPYLNGTNLEVLNISVVEGTLRVRNPITFSNCSGKPNRQAVNLEGSPFTFFSQKNMFTAVGCGVMATITSNSNGVTISAGCRSECYASVDSTNSSTSPNTCNGVDCCQTVIPSSLCAFNTSFQQANDNLTKSSCSYAFLVDRDWFESFAKSSTNISATGDMDQVPIVLRWNLYHSTTDVFGTFIAENVTRDYYDVLDGYCESYSDSSSLYGSSRLECFCRWGSEGNPYLLQGCRDINECEDPVNRASCSPGVCVNSLPGDSGWGCHYPETMISKSRVKAIFIGIGSGLGFLVLLFCAWWLIKLWKKRKNIRLKKEFFKQNGGLLLEQQLSSGEVNVEKIKLFNVKELEKATDRFNVDRILGQGGQGTVYKGMLADGRIVAVKKSKIVDGGEVGQFINEIVILSQINHRNVVKLLGCCLETEVPLLVYEFIPKGTIYQYLHEQNEEFPLTWEMRLRISAEVAGALSYLHSAAGFPIYHRDIKTTNILLDDKYRAKVADFGTSRSVSIDQTHLTTFVHGTFGYLDPEYFQSSQFTDKSDVYSFGVVLVELLTGEKPVSLTRSQEARGLVSYFNLSVEENNLFDIIDARVKVDGVTEDILVVANLAKRCLDMNGKRRPTMKEVAMELEVIHKSVISSNTQQNHEEVEYVRNEVTCPWDVATTVTGSALDGGTASSIESLPLMSS; encoded by the exons ATGGCTGCCCAGTTGCTATTTCATATTACTTTGTTACTATGGTCTATGAGTAGTACTGAAGTACTAGTAGCATCAGAAGCATCAGAAGCACTACCCATAGCAAAGCCTAATTGTCCATCGCATTGCGGAGACATTGAAATCCCATACCCTTTTGGGATAGGAGCAGGTTGTTACATCAATGATGACTGGTTCCGAGTGTTCTGTGACAACTCTACTGGCTCTCCTAGACCTTACTTGAACGGCACCAATCTGGAGGTACTAAATATTTCTGTTGTTGAAGGCACACTAAGGGTCAGAAACCCAATCACCTTCTCTAATTGCAGCGGTAAGCCAAATCGTCAAGCAGTCAACTTGGAGGGAAGCCCTTTTACGTTCTTCTCCCAGAAGAACATGTTCACTGCAGTAGGTTGCGGAGTTATGGCCACAATCACCTCAAACTCAAATGGCGTTACCATTTCAGCTGGGTGCAGGTCCGAATGTTATGCTTCTGTTGATAGTACAAATAGTAGTACCAGCCCTAATACCTGCAATGGTGTGGATTGCTGCCAGACCGTCATCCCTTCTTCTCTCTGTGCCTTCAATACTAGTTTCCAGCAGGCTAATGATAATCTCACAAAAAGTTCATGCAGTTATGCATTTTTGGTTGATCGTGATTGGTTCGAGTCCTTTGCCAAAAGTTCAACAAATATTTCTGCCACCGGTGATATGGACCAAGTCCCCATTGTGCTACGATGGAACTTATACCATTCAACAACTGATGTTTTTGGGACCTTTATAGCAGAAAATGTAACGAGAGACTATTATGATGTCCTAGATGGTTATTGCGAGAGTTACAGTGACAGCTCTTCACTATATGGATCCTCAAGGCTTGAATGTTTCTGTAGATGGGGCTCTGAGGGAAATCCATATCTTCTTCAAGGATGCAGAG ATATCAATGAATGTGAGGATCCAGTAAATAGAGCTAGCTGTTCTCCAGGCGTATGTGTCAATAGTCTTCCAGGTGATAGTGGATGGGGATGCCACTACCCAGAAACCATGATCAGCAAGTCGCGGGTTAAAGCAATCTTTATAG GTATTGGCAGTGGTCTTGGATTCTTAGTTCTACTATTTTGTGCATGGTGGTTGATCAAACTGTGGAAGAAAAGGAAAAACATCAGACTCAAGAAGGAGTTCTTTAAACAAAATGGGGGACTATTATTAGAGCAGCAACTATCTTCCGGTGAAGTTAATGTTGAGAAAATTAAGCTGTTCAATGTAAAGGAACTAGAAAAAGCCACAGATCGTTTTAATGTAGATAGAATACTTGGCCAAGGAGGCCAAGGTACCGTTTACAAAGGAATGTTGGCAGATGGAAGAATTGTTGCAGTAAAGAAGTCTAAAATAGTTGATGGAGGCGAAGTGGGACAGTTCATTAACGAAATTGTCATTCTTTCACAAATTAACCACAGGAATGTGGTTAAGCTATTGGGTTGTTGTTTGGAGACCGAAGTTCCTCTTTTGGTTTATGAATTCATTCCTAAAGGAACTATCTACCAGTATCTCCATGAACAGAATGAAGAGTTTCCACTTACATGGGAAATGCGCTTAAGGATTTCTGCAGAAGTTGCCGGAGCTCTTTCATACTTACACTCGGCTGCTGGTTTTCCAATTTACCACCGCGATATCAAGACTACTAACATACTATTAGATGATAAATACAGAGCAAAAGTTGCAGATTTTGGGACTTCAAGATCAGTTTCCATAGACCAAACACACCTAACCACATTTGTACATGGTACATTTGGTTACTTGGATCCAGAATACTTCCAGTCAAGTCAATTTACAGACAAAAGTGATGTGTATAGCTTTGGGGTGGTACTTGTTGAGCTCCTGACTGGAGAAAAGCCAGTTTCTTTGACCAGGTCACAAGAAGCCAGAGGCCTTGTTTCATATTTCAATCTCTCAGTGGAGGAGAATAATTTGTTTGATATTATTGATGCTCGAGTTAAGGTGGATGGTGTAACAGAAGATATTTTGGTAGTCGCTAATCTTGCAAAAAGATGTCTGGATATGAATGGGAAGAGACGACCTACCATGAAAGAAGTTGCAATGGAGTTGGAGGTGATTCATAAATCAGTAATATCTTCAAATACACAACAAAATCATGAAGAAGTTGAGTATGTCCGAAATGAAGTAACTTGTCCTTGGGATGTTGCTACTACTGTAACCGGGTCAGCTTTGGATGGTGGCACTGCCTCATCAATTGAGTCACTACCACTAATGTCTAGCTAA